In Arvicola amphibius chromosome 1, mArvAmp1.2, whole genome shotgun sequence, one DNA window encodes the following:
- the LOC119805445 gene encoding olfactory receptor 5B17-like: protein MNNTEVSEFILLGLTKAPGFHIFLFVMFTFIYITTLVGNLAMILLILLDAHLHTPMYFFLSNLSLVDFGSSSTVTPKVITGLLTGNNVISYNDCAVQMFFFVFFATVDSYILASMAYDRYAAVCKPLYYTATMTKHVCIWLAIGSYTFGILNASIQTGDTFSLHFCVYNVINHFFCDIPAVRVLGCSDKRMNEMILILMSSFHIMFAFLVILISYLLIFINILKMHSGDGYQKAFSTCASHLIAVFTFYGTVTIMYLKPSSSHSMDTDKFVSVFYTMVIPMLNPVVYSLRNNEVKNAVKRIVQRSKLCLGLVPY, encoded by the coding sequence ATGAACAACACAGAAGTGAGTGAATTTATCCTCCTGGGATTAACCAAAGCTCCGGGgtttcacatttttctctttgtgatGTTCACATTCATCTATATCACCACTTTGGTTGGGAATCTTGCAATGATCCTTCTCATTTTGCTAGATGCTCATCTCCAtacacccatgtacttcttcctcagtaATCTGTCCTTGGTAGACTTTGGTTCTTCCTCAACAGTCACACCAAAGGTCATCACTGGACTCCTTACAGGAAACAATGTAATTTCCTACAATGACTGTGCTGTTCAGATGTTCTTCTTTGTGTTCTTTGCCACAGTTGATAGCTACATTTTAGCTTCAATGGCATATGATCGCTATGCTGCGGTGTGTAAACCCTTATATTACACTGCCACTATGAcaaaacatgtatgtatttgGCTAGCTATTGGCTCCTATACCTTTGGCATTTTGAATGCTTCTATACAAACCGGAGACACATTCTCCCTCCATTTTTGTGTATACAATGTGATTAATCACTTTTTTTGTGATATTCCAGCAGTGAGGGTTCTAGGTTGCTCTGATAAACGCATGAATGAGATGATTCTTATTCTTATGTCTAGCTTTCACATcatgtttgcttttcttgttatCTTGATTTCCTACCTactcatatttataaatattttgaagatgCATTCAGGTGATGGATACCAGAAGGCATTTTCTACATGTGCTTCTCACCTCATTGCAGTTTTCACATTTTATGGGACTGTCACCATAATGTACTTAAAGCCAAGTTCCAGTCATTCCATGGACACAGATAAATTTGTCTCTGTGTTTTATACTATGGTTATTCCCATGCTGAATCCTGTggtctacagcctgaggaacaatGAAGTTAAAAATGCAGTTAAGAGAATTGTTCAAAGGTCAAAGCTATGTTTAGGTTTAGTACCTTACTGA